From the genome of Streptococcus marmotae, one region includes:
- a CDS encoding TIGR01440 family protein, translating to MDMEIIRQETLTVLEEVLELSQIQKGQLFVLGLSSSEVLGGSIGKHSSLEVGQVIVKTILDTLTEKGIYLAVQGCEHLNRALVVEREFALAKDLEMVNVLPSLHAGGSGQLAAFEYMTDPIEVEFVTAYAGLDIGDTSIGMHVKHVQVPLRPTLRQIGQAHVTALASRPKLIGGARALYQEDSIRKR from the coding sequence ATGGATATGGAAATAATCAGACAGGAAACCTTGACGGTCTTAGAAGAGGTGCTAGAACTCAGCCAAATTCAAAAAGGGCAGTTGTTTGTCTTGGGTCTTTCTTCCAGTGAGGTTTTGGGAGGTTCTATCGGCAAGCACTCTAGTCTTGAAGTCGGCCAAGTGATTGTTAAGACTATATTAGACACTCTTACGGAGAAAGGAATATACCTTGCCGTTCAAGGTTGTGAACATTTAAATCGCGCCTTGGTAGTGGAAAGAGAATTTGCGCTTGCTAAGGATTTAGAAATGGTGAATGTACTACCGAGCTTACATGCAGGGGGTTCAGGTCAGTTAGCAGCTTTTGAGTATATGACAGATCCTATTGAAGTTGAATTTGTCACAGCCTATGCGGGTCTTGACATCGGAGATACCTCGATTGGTATGCATGTCAAACATGTTCAGGTGCCTCTGCGACCGACCTTACGCCAGATTGGACAGGCTCATGTCACAGCGCTTGCTAGTCGGCCAAAATTGATTGGCGGAGCTAGGGCTTTGTATCAAGAAGATAGCATTCGCAAGAGATAG
- a CDS encoding ECF transporter S component — protein MKINQTQRIVLLSILTALTVVLGYIHVPTLTGFITLLDVGIFFTAFYLGAKEGAIVGGLSGLLLDLLLGYPQWAFFSLLFHGLQGYAAGWSGKGRILGLFLASIAMVGGYFIASVFLYNAASALDGLAGNLIQNAVGIILGSILAAAMTKVRKVAA, from the coding sequence ATGAAAATTAATCAAACGCAACGAATCGTGTTATTGTCCATTTTGACGGCTTTGACAGTTGTTTTGGGCTACATACACGTTCCTACTTTAACAGGCTTTATTACATTATTAGATGTCGGAATCTTCTTTACAGCCTTTTATCTTGGAGCAAAAGAGGGAGCAATTGTTGGTGGTTTATCGGGTCTGTTGCTTGATCTCTTACTAGGTTATCCACAATGGGCCTTCTTCAGTCTGCTCTTTCATGGTCTGCAAGGTTATGCAGCTGGTTGGTCAGGAAAGGGTCGGATTCTCGGCTTATTTCTGGCTTCAATTGCCATGGTTGGTGGCTATTTTATAGCGAGTGTGTTCTTGTATAACGCTGCCAGTGCCTTAGATGGTCTTGCCGGAAATCTCATTCAAAATGCAGTCGGAATCATTCTTGGGTCAATCCTTGCAGCTGCAATGACCAAGGTCAGAAAGGTGGCAGCGTAG
- a CDS encoding bifunctional hydroxymethylpyrimidine kinase/phosphomethylpyrimidine kinase — MKSKYIVALSGNDIFSGGGLHADLTTYTVNGLHGFVAVTCLTAMTEKGFEVIPTDEAVFAKQLASLKDIPFAGIKLGLLPNVAIAKQVLAFVRSHQDIPIVLDPVLVCKETHDVEVSNLREELLAFFPYVTIVTPNVAEAELLTQRKIQTLDEMKEAAQALYDLGARHVVIKGGNRLNHEHALDVYYDGKTVQVLDSQVLNNNNTGAGCTFASSIASHLVLGSKVAEAVTEAKDFVYRAIQAADEYGVVQYEN; from the coding sequence ATGAAGAGTAAATACATCGTAGCCCTTTCAGGGAATGATATTTTTAGTGGTGGTGGACTGCATGCAGACTTGACAACCTATACGGTCAATGGCTTGCATGGTTTTGTGGCGGTGACTTGTTTAACTGCTATGACAGAAAAAGGATTTGAAGTTATACCGACTGATGAAGCAGTCTTTGCGAAACAGTTGGCTAGTTTAAAAGATATTCCTTTTGCGGGCATAAAATTAGGATTACTACCCAATGTAGCCATTGCTAAGCAGGTACTCGCCTTTGTGCGTTCTCACCAAGACATTCCGATTGTCCTTGATCCGGTCTTAGTTTGTAAGGAAACACATGATGTAGAAGTGAGTAATCTGCGTGAGGAGTTGCTAGCATTTTTCCCCTATGTTACGATTGTCACTCCGAATGTGGCAGAAGCGGAGCTATTGACCCAAAGAAAAATCCAAACGCTTGATGAGATGAAAGAAGCTGCTCAGGCTTTATACGATTTAGGAGCTAGACATGTGGTTATCAAAGGTGGTAATCGCCTCAATCACGAACATGCACTAGATGTTTACTATGACGGAAAGACGGTTCAAGTGCTAGATTCGCAGGTTTTGAACAATAATAATACAGGTGCTGGTTGTACATTTGCCTCAAGCATTGCCAGTCATTTGGTTCTAGGCAGCAAGGTAGCAGAGGCGGTGACAGAAGCTAAGGATTTTGTCTACCGTGCCATTCAAGCAGCAGACGAATATGGAGTAGTACAATATGAAAATTAA
- a CDS encoding ATP-binding cassette domain-containing protein, giving the protein MNIHQLWKVLPKGIVLVCGLAMLVSSFDGIVLSQIVSRVTLFSKSSTVEDLLLFVGVGLGGVLMIQLATWLQDYLKNQLIKGLNQHYKQELIRSLALAKEDQSDVGNTISLLTVDLKLIEDKYFRVIFECIFHGVMGLISLVYLIYLNPFISMVYLVFALLAMLPSMLFANMLGRATEQFTKANEAFIKNTKDFFQGYAVVSTYQAFSTFFTRSDKSLAQMETRGLNLNNKHAMVMFIGAMASWVGYIIPTAVGLFFVLNGQLTITVIIALFLASDRVIYPFRNVSVYLRMIQSTKSTREKIATILAQDRKTIETKEFHSLAVRPTIIVSNLAFGYEDNLVDQANFCIPFGSKVLITGVSGSGKSSFLDVLQGCLQPRSGQVVFEENGDEVSCSAVQIARIQQEPYYFDVTLRENLLMELQDVPDEHLLDLLNQVGLVKELGETCLDQGYGENGSQLSGGQKQRIEIARALLHQQPILLVDEGTSAIDKQSSDIIRNLFFETDCTIFEVAHHYDERIKRCYTHHIELRNREMICHEIA; this is encoded by the coding sequence ATGAATATACATCAGTTATGGAAAGTTTTACCGAAAGGAATTGTCCTTGTTTGTGGCTTAGCTATGTTGGTATCTAGTTTTGATGGGATTGTATTGTCTCAGATTGTATCTCGCGTAACGCTCTTTTCAAAAAGCTCAACTGTAGAGGATTTACTTCTCTTTGTGGGAGTTGGTCTGGGTGGAGTATTGATGATCCAGTTAGCTACTTGGTTACAAGATTATCTGAAAAATCAGTTGATAAAAGGTCTCAATCAGCATTATAAGCAAGAATTGATTCGCTCCTTAGCCTTGGCTAAGGAAGATCAATCTGATGTTGGCAACACCATTTCTCTACTAACCGTTGATTTAAAACTGATTGAAGATAAGTATTTTAGAGTTATTTTTGAGTGTATCTTTCATGGTGTGATGGGGTTGATTTCCCTCGTTTACCTCATCTATTTAAATCCCTTTATTTCAATGGTTTATTTGGTATTTGCTCTTTTAGCCATGCTACCGTCCATGCTTTTTGCCAATATGCTAGGGCGGGCAACGGAGCAGTTTACGAAGGCAAATGAAGCCTTTATAAAAAATACCAAGGATTTTTTTCAAGGTTATGCAGTTGTATCGACCTATCAGGCTTTTTCAACTTTCTTTACACGTTCGGATAAGAGCCTTGCGCAAATGGAAACAAGGGGATTGAATCTCAATAATAAACATGCGATGGTTATGTTTATCGGAGCAATGGCTTCATGGGTTGGCTATATTATTCCAACAGCAGTCGGTCTTTTCTTTGTACTAAACGGTCAATTGACCATCACGGTTATCATTGCTCTCTTTCTAGCGAGTGACCGTGTGATTTACCCTTTCCGGAATGTGTCGGTTTACCTACGGATGATTCAATCAACAAAGAGCACACGTGAGAAAATCGCTACAATCCTTGCTCAAGACAGAAAAACGATAGAAACTAAAGAGTTTCATTCTCTCGCAGTACGCCCAACGATTATAGTTTCTAACCTTGCTTTTGGCTATGAAGATAATCTTGTTGATCAGGCAAACTTCTGTATACCATTTGGTAGTAAGGTCTTAATCACAGGTGTATCAGGTAGTGGGAAATCCAGTTTTTTGGATGTGTTGCAGGGGTGCTTGCAGCCAAGGAGTGGACAGGTTGTGTTTGAGGAAAATGGTGATGAAGTTTCTTGTTCAGCTGTTCAGATTGCTCGTATCCAGCAGGAACCCTATTATTTTGATGTGACATTGAGAGAAAACCTGCTGATGGAATTACAGGATGTGCCGGATGAACACTTGCTTGATTTGCTCAATCAAGTAGGATTAGTGAAGGAGTTGGGGGAGACTTGCTTGGATCAAGGCTATGGGGAAAATGGTTCTCAATTATCTGGTGGACAAAAGCAACGGATTGAAATTGCGCGTGCCTTGCTGCATCAGCAACCGATTTTACTAGTAGATGAGGGGACATCGGCTATTGACAAGCAATCGTCTGATATCATTCGCAATCTCTTTTTTGAAACAGACTGTACAATTTTTGAAGTGGCCCACCACTATGACGAAAGAATTAAGCGTTGCTATACCCATCATATTGAGTTGCGCAATCGAGAAATGATTTGCCATGAAATAGCATAA
- the truA gene encoding tRNA pseudouridine(38-40) synthase TruA, protein MTRYKAIISYDGHDFSGFQRQPHARTVQEELEKTLRRLNRGQEVVVHGAGRTDSGVHAYGQVIHFDLPGTRDVEKLRFALDTQSPEDIDVVAVAQVADDFHCRYAKHQKTYEFLVDIGRPKNPMMRRYATHFPYDLELSRMTEAIRSLVGTHDFTGFTASGTAVEDKVRTITEARVEVDTDRNLLVFTFTGNGFLYKQVRNMVGTLLKIGNHRMPIEQIERILKEKDRQLAGPTAAPNGLYLKEIWYEE, encoded by the coding sequence ATGACAAGATATAAAGCGATAATTTCCTATGATGGACACGACTTTTCAGGTTTTCAGCGCCAACCCCATGCACGGACCGTTCAGGAGGAATTGGAAAAGACCTTGCGGCGTTTAAATAGAGGACAAGAAGTAGTGGTACACGGAGCGGGGCGGACAGACAGTGGGGTACATGCTTATGGACAAGTCATTCATTTTGACTTGCCAGGCACCCGTGATGTTGAAAAGTTGCGGTTTGCATTGGATACCCAAAGTCCGGAAGATATTGATGTAGTAGCTGTTGCGCAAGTGGCAGACGATTTTCATTGCCGTTATGCTAAACACCAGAAAACCTATGAGTTTTTAGTGGATATTGGTCGGCCGAAGAATCCGATGATGCGGCGCTATGCGACTCATTTTCCCTATGATTTGGAGTTGTCCCGTATGACAGAAGCGATTCGGTCTTTAGTTGGGACTCATGATTTCACAGGTTTTACAGCCTCTGGTACAGCAGTAGAGGACAAGGTACGGACGATTACAGAAGCTCGTGTGGAAGTAGACACAGATCGGAATTTACTGGTCTTCACCTTTACAGGAAATGGCTTTCTCTATAAACAGGTGCGCAATATGGTGGGGACCTTGTTGAAAATTGGCAATCATCGAATGCCGATTGAGCAGATAGAGCGCATTTTGAAAGAAAAAGACAGGCAGTTAGCAGGTCCTACAGCTGCACCCAATGGTCTATACTTAAAGGAGATTTGGTATGAAGAGTAA